Genomic segment of Arachis stenosperma cultivar V10309 chromosome 4, arast.V10309.gnm1.PFL2, whole genome shotgun sequence:
AACCAAACTTAGCTCAACGTCAGAAGCGTATACTTTTAACCATGTTAGAGCCACGTGTCAGGATCTGATTGAATGGCGCTGCGAAGTGGATCCTCTCCGCAGTTGTTCGAGCCTACTATATAGTTTCCTTTGGTCGCAGAAAGTGAACCCCATTTAGCAAAATCGAAAGCGAAGAAGAAAAATCATGGCGGCTTCAAAGCTTCAAGCTTTATGGAATCACCCAGCTGGTCCCAAAACTAGTGAGTTACCTCATTCGTTTTTCCTTTCGTACTCGATATTTTTTTCTATACTTTCTTTTTgtcttatttatttttgtctatCGATGAGTTTTCTATTCGATTCGGTTCTTCGAATCTTCATTTCATAGCACATAAACTTCTAAATCGCAATCCGTTTCCAATTTTTATTCTTGAAGCTATAGGATATGACTAGCTGAAAATTCCTGATTTATTGGAAGGTCAAATGGACTCGCAGAGTTTTATGCTCAATTTTttaccttttattttattttattgagaGGGTAAACATTATGTCTAAGTGTTCACGGTCAATAGTCTTAAATTAATCCTTTTTTGGGGatatatttttcgaattgcTGGGATtcgtttattttatttgtttaggTTCCATTTCAGTTTACTTCAGCCTTTTTTTTGGGTATTTTGTCCAAATCTAATTGAATGCGATGAATTTCAAGTTTTCATTCCTTGGGAGTTCTATTACATCATGAAATTGGTGGTTAAGcgaagaaaagtagaagaaaattGTTGGGGATTTGACAGATGAAGGTAGCATAATGAGGCATTATGGAGAAACAAGTTAATTTTAGATTTATTCATGTTATACTTTTATGCAAATGTTGTGACCTGGATGTTCCTAATCTACCCGAGGATAGATAGATTCAGGTCTTTAGCCATTGAGATAAAATGTATTGTAATTTATTGATCAACATTCGTCTGTGTATTCATGAATTGGTTAAAATAATATGATCAGAGGTGGCTTGCTGTTCTTGTAGTGAAATTTAAAGATCACTCACAAAGAGCACCAAAGGGATTATAATTTTCAGTAGAAAGTCATTCTTTCTGCTCTTCCACCTTGTTATCTCTCATTTGGTTGCATTGAACCACTGTTGCTATTGAGCGTTAAAATGAAAATTGGCTACTCTTTGCAATGCTTAAAAACTCATTTCACTTATTATGCAGTTCACTTCTGGGCACCAACATTTAAGTGGGGTATCAGCATTGCCAATATTGCCGATTTTGCAAAACCACCTGAGAAAATTTCCTATCCTCAGCAAATAGGTAAGGGATACATATTTACAATATCATTTACTGTTATATATTATGGACATAAATATGCAGCATGCTGCATGCATGTCTGAATTCCCTAGAAGGCACAAACATGCAGAAGTTTAAGATTTATACAGAATTATGAGTAATCATatccatttttctttctttctttttttgctgtTCAGCAATCAGCTTTTGCAGATACATTACCAATTTACCatgcattagattttatttatatCTGTGCTGATTCCTGTTATCTTCCCCAGCTGTTACTGCTACTGGAGTTATCTGGTCACGTTACAGCACTGTTATCACTCCAGTAAGCTTCTTTTTTCCCCCTCAAAAGAAGGATTGCTTCGACATGTATTTGTGGCCTAATACATGGATCTTCTTTTTTCAAGCAAAATGTATCATTTGGCTATATTCTGCTTTGCAGTTGCATACCTCTCTGAATGTTGCAAGAGCGTGACATACAAATTTGACTTAAATGGTTCTATAACATCAATTAGGATATGCCCATGGTAGTTCTAACTTCTAATGTGCAATTTAGGAGGACATAAAATTCCTGTTTTtcatcaaataattaattaaatcattAGATCATGATGTATATACTACAGCCTTCTCACTCTGATGTATTCATTTTTTCCCTATAGAATTTGGTATCTCATCTTTTGTCCCTACATTTGTTATCCTTGCATATTTTTTCTGCAAACCAAGTTGCTTCCTTCATGTCTCCGTGTGTGTGTGAGCATACAAGATTTGTGTATTAGTAATGAAAATAGCCATAAGAGACATGTAAACTACTTTGTATATCACTTCCTGCGTATTATCAAGATTATAGTGTTTCTTTTTGGTTAATGTAGAATACATTTTGCATGATCCAGATGCATTTATGGTAATTATTTCTTATGATGCAGAAAAATTGGAACCTATTCAGTGTAAATCTTGCAATGGCAGCAACTGGCATGTACCAACTCTCACGTAAATTGCGGTGAGTTAATACCCCAAAGTGGTGGGAACTTCATGAAACTTGGCCATTGTTTTTTGGCAATAgttgttattattttcttgagaaTCCGTAAGGTGTTCGTTATGCTATTTTTTGCTATGTTTTGCCAATGGTTATTATAATCAGCAGTGAACATCCTTACCCatcatacatatatattaaCTTGTACTACTTTCCAGGCATGACTATTCCTCTGAGGCAGCTGTTGCAAAAGAATGATGACGAAAACATTTGAAAATCCCTAGTTACTGTGTCTATGGAGGGGGATGGCCTGTTTGTAATTTCCACACACAATTGAATTCTTGGTTTTGAACTAGTAATTTCATTCGTACTTTGGCAGGGCAAGAACTGTTGGATCATCCTCTATtgtgtattttcttttatttgaatGTTGTAGAATAAGGGATTTTACACAAGTAGTGAAATGAATGTCACAAGTCCCGAATGAGCCCCTTGATATTTCTTTTTGCTAGCCTTGCCTGTGTAGTTAATTTTTCAAAGTGAACCGGTTTTCCGGTTCCCTTCCCATCATCACTTTTATACTTGATAGTTATgttatttcatattttcataGATAGCTTAAGAATTTGCAGCCTTCTATTCTAGAGTATACCTGATTATTATATCATGATCTCTAAGGTAGTATTTGGAAGAGAGACAAAGATTGAGAGATTGAGGCTGAGAGACAAAGACTGAAATACGTCTTAATATTTTGTTTGGTATAAAGTGGGAAACAGAGATTGAAATAAGaacaaaattctaatttaatttatacaaaggataaaattataattaattaattgaaatacgagtattttaggtataaaatgttattaaaattttatttttcactcaaaaaaatttttggaaggAAAATTTTGAAGAGAGAGACTGGAATTTTAGTAATAATCTTGGGCCAACAAATATGATATTGAATTTCAGTTTCCAAGTCTTTATCTCAATACTTCAAACatgaaaattctaaaaagaCCCGTGCATTTGCCCGGACACATAGACAATGGAGTATTATCGTGCTGTTTTCTATATTCACACAGCTGATAAATAGAATGCTTATTATCACGTTAGGTTGATATATTTTGGGAATTAACCTACAACTACAAGCAAAAGACCTCTGAATTTATCTCACAACATTGCAAAGTTGAATCAACTTGAAATAGCACAATTTCATCAATATATTGAGTACAAAAATCCACATCAATTCCACAATATCCCGCCTCAATAGATATCTAggggaaaaaaataaatatgtccAATGGTTGGGGAAAAGGAATACTATGACCATCCCACCAAGGACACtgaataagaaaaatattatagGCATATGCCAGTACAACAATCCAATCTAAAATGATCAATGGGTGAACACAAAACCAGGTGAAAATATACTTTTGTTGATCAAATACACGTGTAGATTGGTGCACTAATGCTCACTATCCTGAGGACTTCTGTTCACTTTGTGTTACTGGCCATCTCTTGTTTGATTAGTTTTTGAATCAGAGTCATTTTCATCGTCATGTGATGTTAACCCCAAACTTAAATCCAATGTGCTTTCATTTAGATCTTGGCGTACTACTTGATTTTTGTCCTGAGGCTGAAATATAATACCAGAGTCAAAATTATatatgaaattaaaaggaagTCAGATCAGAATGCTAATTAGTCACTTTATGGACTTTGCCAGGAATATTAGACATTTTTAATTACATGATAATCAAGCACATCCATGGTTTTTCAAATTGCATAATGCTTGTTTAAACCAATAATATTCTCCAAAGTCCAAAGTGACAAACGAACCATAACGATCATCATCTATTTTTTTAACCCAAAATGACCCCTTTCATAAATTTATGTAAGCTAACTATGCATACAGTTTTGCTTCCCTCTATAGTTCTATATGACGCGCTGGAAACAATGAAGAAAATGTGCAGAGACATGAAGCCCAATCACAGGCAAAGGTTTACCTGACTTTCATCTGCAGGGACATCATTTATGTCAGGTTTTTCATCCATAGTCTCAATTTTGTGACTTGGTTCTGCTGCAATTGGATCGGTATCAACTGGCTtatcttcttcaatcttttcagcaCCATCAATTTCTGCAGCCTCATTCCTTTGCTCCTCTGGTACAGCAACCTACATCATTAGACAACCCAGATTTCCAATCCTCATTAgcatttaaacataaaaaatcagTATCAACATGTGCAAAAAGCTTAGCTTTACCAGAACGTTCTATCAACAACCTAAAAAACATTTTTAGCAAATGACATATTCATGAGATCAGTCATCCCATATACATGTAAATTTGAATTACCTGCCCCGAAAGGATAAATACAGAAGTTGAAGAGAGGTATCAAAATCTTTGCACTAATGGACAGGATAACAAATTACTGAAAACTAAATTGGTTATGGGTGAGTAGTTCCCCCAAAGGCATTCACTTTCTTTTTTCACATAACTTTTAGCTCTGATACTTGAATAGTCTCACTTTCTGCAAACTTGCATTCATGATTTTCCAAATTCTATCCTCAGATAAAACTGCCACCACCTGTTAATAGGGTGGCATTGCCATCAATTACCTTTATTTTGCTATCACTCAACAACTTCAGCACAAGACTTGGGTAAGTATTTCCATCTTGGCGGATTCATACTATAGAACATACTTCAAAACACAAAAACAAATTCGGCTCAAATAGAAATAGCATCAACCTCATTCTACATCATATCTTTCCTCTCATTCCCATCACATACCATAGCCTAAACAATCACTTCCACCACACTCACAACAGACCCAAATCTCCCCAACTCCTCATCACTATAATCCaataaaaaccctaatttcaaCACACACAAAACCCAAAAACCAAAAGCAAAGTGCAAAGGTCAagactttttcttttccatttaaATATACAGATAAGAGAGGCGCATTGTAAGTGAAATACCGGAATATATTTGAATTTCCTGCGTGGCGGCTCTTCGGGGGCGTCAGAGGGTGGTGGCACAGAATCCTTGGCAGCGGCGTTTCCATttgaattgttgttgttggCGTTTTGAGATTGGGTTATAGGGGTCCACTTGTAAAGAAGCAGATGGGAACCGTTATTACCGTTAGAATGGTGCGTGTGATTGTGATTGTTATTGTTGGCGgcgttgttattgttgttgttgttgttggaaTTTGCGGAAGCAGAGGAGGAATTGGGTGAAACGTGGACCCACTTCTTCTTCCACTTTCTAACCGGTCCGGTAAACACAGTCGCCGGTCCGTATCGGGTGGACGACCGCCCCAGCCGGGCCCCGACACCCTCCATCGTCGCAGATCTAAACTCTCCGAACCCCGATCCGCACAATCTAAACCccaaaacaaaattttatttaaaaattattaaaattttattatttttgaggGGGAAACAAATTGGAATTGGATTTTGGAGTTAGAGAGTTTGGGACTCCTCTATCTCTGTGGGGAAAAAAGGGACTCTTTTTCAGTGTCTCTCGTAAACACAATTGACCATGATTCCTTTTTATAGTTTCAGTTTAGTTTCCAGGTTTGGGGTTGAGGGAAGGATCGTGTGGCTCAAGAAAGCTACTTCCTTTGAGCTAGTAAATCGTGGCCGTTCGCTGTGTGTACTGGTTGCTCCTCTCCTTAGTCAACTTTAAATAACTTCTTTTGGTGGGATTTATCTAATCaaggaaagatattttttcttttttttttttatagaaaaaaaaaactattattatattgagatagtgGTTTACTGTACTATGGTGGTTTTGTGAAAAATCTTTAGACTTTAGTTtcaattttagaatttattttaatatattattggcataaaaaatttatattattaattgattagcataataatgatataatttttatacattattaatttaaaatattatattgggaaattcattttttaaaatttatcatttgAATAATCATAGAAATATATAAACACAGGTGAAtgataatataaatttttcatACAATCAAACActcaatataatatatattattatttataaggtctttattaaaattattatttcaattatgtgataatataaaataatggACTAATTGATGGTATAAAAAAACTTAAGTCCATAttctatttagtattttttgttgTCTACTACCTAGTCCATATTCTATTTAAATTAGGAGAACTATTTTCGactattattaattttagaaatatttttaattgaaaGTTTAAATCATCACTAGTATCCAAAAAATTATCAAACGCAAATAATATTATCTAATCTTATTGGAGTTTCTATTGAAAATAAACTCAATCTCCAAAATTAGAAACGAACGATTACAAGATTTAATTCATAATGTTTGCAATTTTTACAATATTTATTCATATTTGATCTAAATTTTACGGATATGATTTGATCCACAAATAGTTAGAATCAGACATTAAATTTTATAGATGTATCCACATATCTAATGTACAAATCtaattaaatgataaaaatattataaacaaatgaaaaatataGTGTTTAAGTGCTCTTTTTAATTTGGTTTAGTTAGTTTTCGATTTGTGTTCCGCTCTTAGAATGTTAGTATCTTAAAAGTAGTtgtttgttgttgttgaaatgTTAGATAATTAGGTTTGgttgttttatttatattattagtcGTATATATTTGATTGTTTTATtcctattatttttaaaaatatattgtttaaaacaatgtatttatttgcaaataattaactaacAACATTAAAAAACCTATATTAACAATTAACATGCTTTTAAATTTATTGCTTATAGAATTAATGCATTCACAGGTAAATGTGTCTCTGTCCCAATGAGCAATGAGTTTTACATATATGCTTTTGtatacaaattaaaatcatGGATGTGATGAGTCTTGAGAATCAGATCAGGTCATGTATGGTGTTATGTTTGGAAATATGTAATAATAAATCCTCCAGGGTAGGCTACCAcattattattcattatttgaCAATACAAGGCGTGTTATAAGAAGACAAGAAAACATGGAAATATGGAATAAGCAGGGACTGTTGCACCTCTATTGTAGATAACATTATTACTCAATGACTAATCAGTCCATAGAGAGTTAGAGACAACCCTTACTTTAATTTGAATATCTTCTCTTATCCTGTTATCCATATGGGAAATGGTTCACTCTTACCACACCATGCGTCAAACCTGATGCACCTAATTCCTATCCGCCAATCTTAGCCTGATTCAACATTTATGTTGGTAGCCCCTATGCTTGTAGAAGTTTTGTATGTGACGCAATTAATAAGGTACACATGATATGCATGAATCTATCACAATTTGCTATTATATTGAGTTGACATGGATGCTGTCTTTTGCATTGCTACGGATGGAGGCTGCAAATGTGCAGTTAAATCATGCTCTTTCGGTGCTACTGGAACTTTGGAACTTTTAACTTTAGAAGTTAGAAGCCCCTTATTTCGCTTTAACTTCTTATTATCTTGGTCCCAAACGATTTAATAATTTGTGAtgtcaatttaatttttacaaaacttGTGTTAGATGTCACAAATATTTTAGGaattaatcaaatattaaatataccaattttatttttataaccGATAGAAAATTTATAAATGAGTTAAGCTTGAAAAAGTAATTTGAATAatccttaaaaaaatatatgtaattgGTCTTAGTGCTTGTTTGGGTgctattaaattaataaaaaaaaatctttttttaataaaagatattttttattttttagtgtgtttggcaaatttctaataataaaaataaaaacactaaaaaaaatcaaaaaaatattttttttgagaagttacaatttatatctttttcttcttataaaaaatattttttatataataaattaacaaaaaaatatttttatcttattttatccaaacatagttgataaataaaaaatttttttttacataaaatattcaaatataaaattatttttattttataaaaaattaaaaaaatattttcttaaaaataacaTCCAAACAAGTGCTTATATGACTGACTCGACTCAAAGATGATCCAAATTTGTCTGGATTACTTACTAAGTACTTAATTTGTCGATCAAGAGTCAACGActaatttctatttttgtcTAAATTTAGTTAATTTACTTTTTCATAAGTAGAAGGCTGACTATGAAACCTCTCCATATACGTCGtacatatgtatttaaattttattaatcagttAATTATTGTAAGTTGGAAAATATACTATAGCTTAgaccttttttattttataaccctcaaaagattttaaaattagtgattttttttttggtttcccACGGTATTCCCCAACCCGACAGGTCAAGGACTTGCCACTggccaatgggttgctgcatgcacaagcgGAATTCGAACccccgacacttgcttaagcggatTAATAAGCTAACCATTAGACCAATCCAACTtggttttaaaattagtttgaTACACTAGCCTAAATCTCTTTTTGGTTATGGGCCTAAACTGGTCATATTGGGTTGGGTAGTAAGAAGATGGGCTGAAATTGGTATACCCTAATCAGGTCCAACTTAAAATTAGCCGAATCTAAATGGGCCGAACTGGCTGGTTTTGAGAGCTTTAGTAATTAAAATCCACCGCCCATCAGATTTGGTATGGACGGTGGAGATCTTTCCTTTGCGCACAGCTGTATAAATAGGTAACGTAGTCACTCATTTTTCCCAAATACTTTCGGGTTAGGGTTTCTCAATGTTCGTTTGCATGTTTTTGCAATTGCTCGCATCCAAAATCTATTCTAACGTCTAAGTTCTAACATTATGATTATTGAGTtaatcaaatttcaatttcgTTGTTGAAGGCTACATGTACCAAGGGAAGGGTAAATGGTTTCAATACCCTTAATCTTGAATGTGCCATGGTGGCTGTAGCCAAATCAAGAAATTCGGTTAGGGAAGCTAACTGGCCGGTTGTTGTTAGATCCAATTTTTGGATCTCCATCGACACATCTGCTTACCGAGCTTCCCACATTCTGTTTGTGTTGCATTTCAAATTCTAGGTTTCTTTTAACCCTTTTTTATTTGTGATAAATGAGAAGGGGAGAAGAAGGAGATAGCTTTGgattttggctttattttcttgaAGACCCTTCTCTTACATTGAACACACTTTTGTTTTCTCGAAAGGGTCACTTTCCAGGCAATCTGCTTCGAATTTTCCAGCTGGTTGCGTCTAACGGTGCCTACATATGCTTCTGTGTTCTTTCATTTCTGTTCCCAGAATATTGAAATATTGAAAGCATCTCGAGTCTCAAGAAAGTTGCATTGTTTAAAAAGTTTACCTgttatatttgaatttttattattttattttatgtatgGAGTTCAAATTTATTTCAGTTACACTTATATAGTTGGGGACTCTGTTTCTTTTGAAAACTTTGTTCTCTCTAAAGTGGAGATGAAGAAAGATTGTATTTATTTTCGTGATTCGCATGTTAGTTGTTAccttaaaaaaaattcacttttatggaCCACTTAATTCGTCAACTATGCTAGCTGGATTTTTGACAACACATAATACAGATCCTCTCCCTTTAACTTTTTTGGACCACTTAATTCATCAACTATGCTAAATGGATTTTTGACACTACATAATACAGATCCTCTCCCTTTCCTAAGAATCCAGTCCTATACTATATAATGATATTGAATTTCAGAATAAAAATTATCTAAAGGAAACTAAATGCTATTGTATTCCTTGCTAGTTGGCAAAAATATGTAAGAGCAATGGATAAGAAGTTTGTTATGCACTTTTTATGCCCTGGCctaaagtatttttaaaaaaaaaaaaaaacaatggaTATCAACTCTGGTTACCTAAAATAagtacattaaaaaaaaattcatagaAGTTGATTTATTTATGATTACATCCCAAGGGCATCGGAATTAAGTGCAGCTGTCAAATGGCTGATTCTGAATCCAGTTTTATTGACATAATAATCTACCTTACAATTTTGTGCTTTCATGGGCCTTGCT
This window contains:
- the LOC130974305 gene encoding mitochondrial pyruvate carrier 4; amino-acid sequence: MAASKLQALWNHPAGPKTIHFWAPTFKWGISIANIADFAKPPEKISYPQQIAVTATGVIWSRYSTVITPKNWNLFSVNLAMAATGMYQLSRKLRHDYSSEAAVAKE
- the LOC130973204 gene encoding uncharacterized protein LOC130973204 is translated as MEGVGARLGRSSTRYGPATVFTGPVRKWKKKWVHVSPNSSSASANSNNNNNNNNAANNNNHNHTHHSNGNNGSHLLLYKWTPITQSQNANNNNSNGNAAAKDSVPPPSDAPEEPPRRKFKYIPVAVPEEQRNEAAEIDGAEKIEEDKPVDTDPIAAEPSHKIETMDEKPDINDVPADESQPQDKNQVVRQDLNESTLDLSLGLTSHDDENDSDSKTNQTRDGQ